From Coleofasciculus sp. FACHB-1120, one genomic window encodes:
- a CDS encoding exopolysaccharide biosynthesis polyprenyl glycosylphosphotransferase, whose translation MVGPSPDTDFRITFFNDTPVVQLPPRLTVLEAVAFKKSCQQFLQENATQQLVFDLSQTKFIDSSGIGALVSNVKLAREKKVELVLRGVHPQVMAVLSMTGLDQVLTIEPPSQSATTTPVKKSENQLPATHPSVRSWIKRGIDVVGALVGLAITAILFTPIVIAIKLDNPGPIFFSQIRCGWMGRRFQVWKFRSMCVDAEALKDKIENQATGAFFKNENDPRVTRVGRVLRKTSLDELPQFWNVLKGEMSLVGTRPPTPDEVERYEVPEWQRLDVKPGMTGEWQVNGRSQVRNFEDVIRLDLRYQENWSLIYDLKLIVKTILVLFRKNSGAY comes from the coding sequence ATGGTTGGACCCAGCCCCGATACAGATTTTCGGATTACGTTCTTTAACGACACTCCTGTAGTCCAGCTACCTCCTCGCCTTACTGTTCTTGAGGCGGTGGCTTTTAAGAAAAGCTGTCAGCAATTCCTACAAGAGAATGCCACCCAGCAATTAGTTTTTGATTTGAGTCAGACCAAATTTATCGATAGCAGTGGCATCGGTGCGCTGGTCAGCAATGTAAAGCTAGCGCGGGAAAAAAAAGTAGAATTAGTACTCCGGGGTGTCCATCCTCAAGTGATGGCAGTGTTATCGATGACGGGACTGGATCAGGTTTTGACGATCGAGCCACCAAGCCAAAGCGCAACGACAACCCCTGTCAAAAAATCAGAAAATCAGCTACCGGCGACTCATCCTTCCGTGCGCTCGTGGATTAAACGTGGCATTGACGTAGTGGGAGCGCTGGTAGGTTTAGCGATTACAGCAATTTTGTTTACTCCCATTGTCATTGCCATTAAGCTCGACAATCCGGGACCGATTTTTTTCAGTCAAATCCGTTGCGGTTGGATGGGAAGACGGTTTCAGGTATGGAAATTCCGTTCGATGTGCGTAGATGCGGAAGCCCTGAAAGACAAAATCGAGAATCAAGCCACAGGTGCCTTTTTTAAAAATGAAAACGATCCGCGAGTAACACGGGTGGGTCGAGTTTTACGGAAGACGAGTCTAGATGAACTGCCGCAGTTTTGGAATGTCTTGAAAGGGGAGATGAGTTTAGTCGGTACTAGACCTCCGACACCCGATGAAGTGGAACGCTACGAAGTTCCGGAATGGCAGCGTTTAGATGTCAAACCGGGAATGACAGGTGAGTGGCAGGTAAATGGGCGATCGCAGGTACGCAATTTTGAAGATGTGATTCGCTTAGATTTGCGCTACCAAGAGAACTGGAGCCTGATTTACGATCTCAAGTTAATTGTTAAAACAATCCTAGTTTTATTTCGCAAAAACAGTGGTGCTTATTAG
- a CDS encoding anti-sigma regulatory factor — translation MTKEKPIAQSRLQVETDLNALTEVLQWFEQLTLPLLPYEIWWQSQVALTEGFTNVIRHAHFSLKPTTPIQIEVKVYSNYLEMRIWDYGKPFNLQSKLQSKLQLVGQKDFDPLENEGGRGLIFMQQFTDELDYTRMPDERNCLLMRRRIR, via the coding sequence ATGACAAAGGAAAAACCAATAGCACAATCTCGCCTTCAGGTGGAGACGGATTTAAATGCTTTAACAGAAGTTTTGCAATGGTTTGAGCAACTTACTCTACCTCTACTGCCCTATGAAATATGGTGGCAATCTCAGGTTGCCTTGACCGAAGGATTTACGAACGTCATTCGCCACGCTCATTTTTCATTAAAACCAACCACCCCAATTCAGATTGAGGTGAAAGTTTATAGTAACTATCTGGAAATGCGGATTTGGGATTATGGAAAACCCTTTAATTTGCAATCAAAGCTGCAATCAAAGCTGCAATTGGTGGGTCAAAAGGATTTTGACCCGCTGGAGAATGAAGGCGGGCGGGGTTTAATATTTATGCAACAATTCACTGATGAACTCGATTACACGCGAATGCCTGACGAACGGAATTGCTTGTTGATGCGAAGAAGAATTCGCTAA
- a CDS encoding glycosyltransferase family 4 protein: MRILIYSYNYHPEPIGIAPLMTELAEGLVAQGHQVRVVTAMPNYPQRRIYDEYKGKLYLTELINGVAIQRNYVRIRPKPGLIDRILLDASFVLISLVHALKGRRPDVILLTVPPLPVSVPAALLGWLHRCPVVLNLQDILPEAAVHTGLLTNKRIIAIFEKLEKFAYRTATKISVIADGFIDNLVGKGVPESKIALIPNWVDVKFIQPLPKENNYFRAAHQLDGKFVVLYSGNIGRTQPLKTLIDAAARLRHIPDIAVVIVGEKEAIEDLELYSQKVNAPNVLLQGFQDRKKLPELLAAADVGLVMQKENVISFNMPSKIQVLLASGRAILASVPASGTAAKAVQHSGGGVVVPPEDPEALAAAILDLYQNPDKAETLGQQGRKYAIENYSFEHALEQYEKLFDEVRLH; encoded by the coding sequence ATGCGGATATTGATTTACTCCTACAACTACCATCCCGAACCAATCGGCATTGCCCCCTTGATGACCGAACTAGCGGAAGGTTTGGTAGCACAAGGTCATCAAGTTCGAGTTGTCACTGCCATGCCAAACTATCCGCAACGGCGCATCTACGACGAATATAAGGGGAAATTGTACCTAACAGAACTAATAAATGGCGTAGCCATTCAGCGCAATTACGTCAGGATTCGCCCGAAACCGGGTTTGATAGATCGAATTCTATTAGATGCCAGCTTTGTACTGATCAGCTTAGTCCATGCCCTCAAGGGCAGACGACCAGACGTGATTTTGTTAACCGTACCGCCCCTGCCAGTTTCCGTTCCAGCCGCGCTACTGGGATGGTTACACCGCTGTCCGGTGGTGTTGAACCTCCAGGATATTTTGCCGGAAGCCGCAGTTCATACGGGGTTGCTCACCAACAAACGGATAATTGCCATCTTTGAAAAGCTAGAAAAATTTGCCTACCGAACCGCAACAAAGATTAGCGTCATTGCCGATGGATTTATTGATAATTTAGTTGGCAAAGGAGTCCCGGAAAGCAAAATTGCGTTAATTCCCAACTGGGTCGATGTTAAATTTATTCAACCTTTGCCCAAAGAAAATAATTATTTTCGAGCCGCTCACCAACTTGACGGCAAATTTGTGGTTCTCTATTCCGGTAATATCGGTCGCACCCAACCCTTAAAGACCTTGATCGATGCGGCAGCTCGCCTGCGACATATTCCAGACATTGCTGTGGTGATTGTGGGAGAAAAAGAAGCCATAGAGGACTTGGAGTTATATAGTCAAAAAGTGAATGCGCCAAACGTGTTGCTACAGGGATTTCAAGACCGCAAAAAATTGCCGGAACTGCTGGCAGCGGCGGATGTAGGCTTGGTGATGCAAAAGGAAAACGTGATTTCCTTTAATATGCCTTCTAAAATTCAGGTGCTGCTAGCCAGCGGTCGGGCAATTTTGGCTTCTGTTCCTGCTAGTGGTACAGCAGCTAAAGCAGTGCAGCATAGCGGCGGCGGTGTCGTCGTTCCCCCAGAAGATCCTGAGGCTCTGGCGGCAGCAATTTTAGACTTATATCAAAATCCTGACAAAGCGGAAACCCTGGGTCAGCAAGGTAGAAAATATGCCATCGAAAACTACTCCTTCGAGCACGCCTTGGAGCAGTATGAGAAGCTGTTTGATGAGGTTAGGCTTCATTGA
- the yqeK gene encoding bis(5'-nucleosyl)-tetraphosphatase (symmetrical) YqeK, with protein MREQVLAWLADRVPAARIKHILGVEQMSIDLALHYQLDVKKAATAGLMHDLAKYFKPSVLLQMAREEGLKLDPVDEENPHLLHADVSAIVARDQFGIFDEEILQAIQDHTLGRPGMSGLSCIVFLADTLEPGRGNTPELEALRQVAWQNLYKAVWLTCDYSLKYLLETRCLIHPRTIRSRNWALQIASQKQQSEAERMKDK; from the coding sequence ATGCGCGAACAGGTCTTAGCCTGGTTAGCAGATCGTGTCCCTGCCGCTCGAATCAAACATATTCTAGGCGTCGAGCAGATGTCTATTGATCTAGCGCTGCATTATCAACTTGATGTGAAAAAAGCAGCGACAGCGGGGTTGATGCACGATCTCGCAAAATACTTTAAGCCTTCAGTGCTGTTACAAATGGCACGAGAAGAAGGATTGAAATTAGACCCGGTGGATGAAGAAAATCCGCATCTGTTGCACGCAGATGTCAGTGCAATTGTTGCCAGAGACCAATTTGGAATATTTGATGAAGAAATTTTGCAGGCAATCCAGGATCACACCTTAGGCAGACCAGGAATGAGTGGATTGAGTTGTATCGTGTTTTTGGCTGATACTCTGGAGCCAGGAAGAGGCAATACTCCTGAGTTAGAAGCTCTAAGACAAGTTGCTTGGCAAAATCTCTACAAAGCTGTTTGGTTAACTTGCGATTATTCCCTGAAATATCTCCTCGAAACTCGTTGCTTAATCCACCCTCGAACGATCCGTAGCCGTAATTGGGCACTTCAAATCGCTAGCCAAAAGCAGCAATCCGAAGCAGAAAGGATGAAGGATAAATGA
- the rsfS gene encoding ribosome silencing factor, whose product MKEFIGVFEQGNQDLMSEQFKIQSSSVGSEAFNSNETDANASARLAVNADNQEASKELALTAARAADDRKASDIVLLQVGEVSYLADYFAIATGFSRVQVRAIAQSIEQQVETKWQRLPLRVEGKAEGSWVLLDYGDVIIHILLPPEREFYNLEAFWGHAEKIDFSAL is encoded by the coding sequence TTGAAGGAATTCATAGGTGTTTTTGAACAAGGAAATCAGGATTTAATGTCAGAACAGTTCAAGATACAGTCCTCCTCTGTTGGGAGCGAAGCATTTAACTCTAACGAAACCGACGCGAATGCTTCTGCTCGACTGGCTGTCAATGCAGATAACCAAGAAGCAAGTAAAGAGCTGGCTTTGACCGCTGCCAGAGCCGCTGACGATCGCAAAGCATCTGACATTGTATTGCTCCAGGTAGGAGAGGTATCCTATCTCGCGGATTACTTTGCGATCGCAACCGGCTTCTCCAGAGTCCAGGTGAGAGCGATCGCCCAATCAATTGAACAGCAAGTGGAAACGAAGTGGCAACGCCTGCCTCTGCGCGTGGAAGGAAAGGCAGAAGGCAGCTGGGTCTTGTTGGATTATGGGGATGTGATTATTCACATCTTGTTGCCTCCAGAGCGGGAATTTTATAATCTGGAAGCATTCTGGGGTCATGCTGAAAAAATCGATTTCTCAGCATTGTGA
- a CDS encoding CGLD27 family protein, which produces MMETPVSVCPVPTEQQPLNEYQELKDSWSFRWVTLELGGYIRKLAWIWGLGWFIAGPMAAASFAPGKYPSKFILMGAAGASLGLVLALVRLYLGWSYVRSRLENQQVFYEESGWYDGQCWTKPEEILTRDRLIVTYQVQPILQRLQRTFVLLALFFFAGSLTWYFL; this is translated from the coding sequence ATGATGGAAACTCCAGTTTCAGTTTGCCCAGTTCCCACTGAACAACAACCGCTCAATGAGTACCAGGAGTTGAAGGATTCCTGGTCTTTTCGCTGGGTGACGCTGGAACTGGGAGGATACATCAGAAAGCTGGCTTGGATTTGGGGTCTCGGCTGGTTCATCGCCGGTCCGATGGCAGCAGCAAGCTTTGCGCCAGGAAAGTATCCGAGCAAGTTTATCCTCATGGGTGCAGCAGGAGCGAGCCTGGGACTGGTATTGGCACTGGTGCGGCTGTACTTGGGTTGGTCTTACGTGCGATCGCGCTTAGAGAATCAACAAGTATTTTATGAAGAATCCGGTTGGTACGACGGTCAGTGCTGGACAAAGCCAGAAGAAATTTTGACCCGCGATCGCTTGATCGTCACTTACCAAGTTCAACCAATCCTTCAGCGGTTACAGCGAACCTTTGTCTTGCTTGCCTTATTTTTCTTTGCAGGTAGTCTAACTTGGTATTTCCTGTAA
- a CDS encoding asparaginase, protein MTRGKRNQSAELEVRLLREGIIESTHRAQAVVCDNRGRVLSVAGSSETAAFVRSALKPFQALAITTTGTLERYKLTDRDLAIICSSHKGTTAQVRQAFNVLWRSDVDPSALQCPIPEGKRSPLEFNCSGKHAGMLAVCQARHWPLNTYLQRNHPVQQLILGKVAELLRMPAVEFISAHDDCGAPTYFMQLGQMGTLYAQLASGNNLDMERIVRAMTHHPNMVAGEGLFDTELMRLTEGEIISKGGAEGIQCIGRVGEGMGLAIKVADGAGRAKCAVAIHLLKQMGWISPTVAETLSENFMSLSKFKRLDVVGELSMM, encoded by the coding sequence ATGACAAGGGGAAAAAGAAATCAATCCGCAGAACTGGAAGTTCGGTTGCTGCGCGAAGGCATTATTGAATCAACGCATCGCGCCCAAGCAGTCGTCTGTGACAACCGAGGGCGCGTTCTATCCGTGGCAGGCAGTTCGGAAACTGCTGCTTTTGTTCGTTCCGCCCTCAAGCCATTTCAGGCGCTGGCAATTACGACTACCGGCACCCTGGAACGCTACAAGCTAACGGATCGAGACTTAGCGATTATCTGTAGCTCCCACAAAGGCACGACCGCCCAAGTCCGACAAGCTTTTAACGTTCTTTGGCGCTCGGATGTTGACCCATCAGCACTTCAGTGTCCAATTCCAGAAGGCAAACGGAGTCCCCTGGAATTTAACTGTTCCGGGAAACACGCTGGAATGCTTGCCGTTTGCCAAGCAAGGCATTGGCCCCTGAATACCTATTTGCAGCGGAACCACCCCGTTCAGCAGCTAATTTTAGGCAAAGTTGCCGAATTGCTGCGAATGCCCGCTGTCGAGTTCATCAGTGCCCACGATGATTGTGGCGCTCCTACCTACTTTATGCAGCTGGGGCAAATGGGTACGTTGTATGCCCAGCTTGCCTCTGGGAATAATTTGGATATGGAGCGCATCGTCCGCGCCATGACCCATCATCCGAATATGGTGGCAGGAGAAGGGTTATTTGATACAGAACTCATGCGTCTGACTGAAGGCGAAATCATCAGTAAAGGGGGGGCAGAAGGAATTCAGTGTATTGGTCGAGTTGGCGAAGGTATGGGACTGGCAATTAAGGTGGCGGATGGAGCTGGACGGGCAAAGTGTGCCGTTGCTATTCATTTACTTAAGCAAATGGGTTGGATTAGTCCCACGGTGGCGGAAACCCTCTCGGAGAACTTTATGAGCTTGAGCAAATTCAAGCGCCTAGATGTCGTTGGGGAACTTTCAATGATGTAG
- a CDS encoding DUF697 domain-containing protein yields the protein MAVNLRRPILVGGIGLSFSLWLLQSFHDSAGTVGEFSVIGAIALGAGFWLFQKQTAKELHLPDVGQMDRETVEKAIAQTEGTISQLEAEAEKHPANVPLREQLAKITTEIDRQEMHLAVTGGKSVGKSTLIQVLESNWVSQQPQKLGLQETPALFTATDQTPPPSLNQEGLVERSDLVLFVTNGDLTDPEYQTLQQLAASKQRAVLVLNKQDRYLPEERATVLQQLQQRMQGTLKGEDVVAIAASPSAIKVRQHQPDGSVREWMETPAPEMSAIAGRLSQILAQESQQLVWATAWRAAYALKAEAKSALNEVRRDRALPVIEQYQWIAAATAFANPVPALDLLATAAINGQLVMDLGNLYQQKFSVQQAQAIAGTMGSLMLKLGLVELTTQTVGGVLKSNAITFVAGGAVQGVSAAYLTRLAGLSLIEYFQAQEAATTAEGRLLNLDQLRETLQKVFQQNQRIAFLQGFVKQAVGRLVPESPQPAIAGNEIPSC from the coding sequence ATGGCTGTGAATTTGCGGCGTCCGATTTTAGTCGGGGGAATTGGTCTATCATTCTCGCTTTGGCTGTTGCAGAGTTTTCATGACTCAGCCGGGACAGTCGGTGAGTTTAGTGTAATTGGCGCGATCGCACTCGGCGCTGGCTTCTGGTTATTCCAGAAACAGACAGCCAAAGAGCTTCATCTGCCAGATGTCGGCCAGATGGACAGGGAAACGGTAGAAAAAGCGATCGCTCAAACCGAAGGTACGATTAGCCAGCTAGAGGCAGAGGCAGAAAAGCATCCGGCAAATGTCCCGCTAAGAGAACAACTCGCCAAAATTACGACTGAAATCGACCGTCAGGAGATGCATTTAGCAGTCACTGGCGGAAAGTCAGTCGGTAAATCTACCTTAATTCAAGTTTTAGAGTCCAACTGGGTTTCGCAACAGCCGCAAAAACTCGGCTTGCAGGAGACACCCGCGTTATTTACTGCAACTGACCAAACCCCACCCCCTTCCCTGAATCAAGAAGGGTTAGTGGAGAGGTCAGATTTAGTGCTATTTGTCACGAATGGAGATTTGACCGATCCAGAATATCAAACCTTACAGCAACTAGCGGCATCTAAACAGCGTGCAGTGCTAGTTTTGAACAAACAAGATCGGTATTTACCTGAAGAACGCGCCACGGTGTTGCAGCAATTGCAGCAACGAATGCAAGGAACGCTGAAGGGAGAGGATGTTGTGGCGATCGCGGCTTCCCCCAGCGCCATCAAAGTGCGCCAGCATCAACCGGATGGATCGGTGCGGGAGTGGATGGAAACCCCAGCGCCTGAGATGAGTGCGATCGCGGGTCGGTTAAGCCAAATTTTAGCCCAAGAAAGTCAACAGCTCGTTTGGGCAACGGCTTGGAGGGCAGCTTATGCGCTGAAAGCCGAAGCGAAATCCGCCTTAAATGAAGTGAGACGCGATCGCGCCCTTCCCGTTATCGAGCAATATCAGTGGATTGCTGCCGCCACCGCCTTTGCGAACCCTGTACCTGCCTTGGATTTGCTGGCAACTGCTGCCATTAATGGTCAGCTAGTCATGGATCTCGGTAATCTTTATCAGCAAAAATTCTCTGTTCAACAAGCGCAAGCGATCGCTGGGACAATGGGTAGCTTGATGCTCAAGCTTGGTTTAGTCGAACTGACTACTCAAACCGTTGGTGGGGTTCTGAAGAGCAATGCCATCACATTCGTCGCCGGAGGAGCGGTTCAGGGCGTCAGTGCTGCCTATCTAACCCGCTTAGCTGGTTTAAGCTTGATTGAATATTTCCAAGCGCAGGAAGCCGCTACGACAGCCGAAGGGCGTCTCTTGAATCTCGATCAGTTGCGCGAAACCCTGCAAAAAGTGTTTCAGCAAAATCAACGAATTGCTTTCTTGCAAGGATTTGTCAAGCAAGCCGTCGGGCGTCTGGTGCCAGAATCACCCCAACCTGCGATCGCGGGTAACGAGATTCCTAGTTGTTAG
- a CDS encoding branched-chain amino acid transaminase, which yields MNNFLPIAYFQNKFVPFSEAKLSIATQALHYGTGAIGGLRGIPDPQNDKQILLFRLDRHCQRLSDSAKYLHYDLPASNIREIIVDLVKKNQPNKSFYIRPFVYTSGLGIAPRLHNVEKDFLVYGIELADYLSPEGVSCRISSWYRQEDRSLPLRGKISAAYITSALAKTEAVESGFDEAIMMNSQGKICEASGMNIFLVRNGQLITPGFEQDILEGITRDSVLTIARNLGIKTIERPVDKSELFIADEVFLSGTAAKVAPIKKIENYQLPESKPITEKLREKLIAITENRDPDYQDWVDAIALE from the coding sequence ATGAATAATTTTTTACCCATTGCTTACTTTCAGAACAAATTTGTCCCTTTTAGTGAAGCCAAACTTTCGATTGCTACCCAGGCTTTGCACTATGGAACGGGGGCGATTGGTGGATTAAGGGGGATTCCTGACCCTCAAAATGATAAGCAAATTTTACTATTTAGGTTAGACCGTCATTGCCAAAGGTTAAGTGATAGTGCTAAGTATTTACACTATGATTTACCCGCTTCCAACATTCGAGAAATTATCGTTGATTTAGTTAAAAAGAATCAACCAAACAAGTCTTTTTATATCAGACCTTTTGTATATACTTCAGGGTTAGGAATTGCCCCTAGACTCCATAATGTTGAGAAAGATTTTTTAGTTTACGGAATTGAGCTAGCAGATTATTTATCTCCCGAAGGAGTCAGCTGTCGAATTAGTTCTTGGTATCGACAAGAAGATCGCAGCTTGCCTCTGCGAGGCAAAATCAGCGCCGCATATATTACTTCTGCCTTAGCGAAAACTGAAGCGGTAGAGTCCGGTTTTGACGAGGCAATTATGATGAATTCTCAGGGGAAAATTTGCGAAGCCTCTGGGATGAATATATTTTTAGTGAGAAATGGGCAACTGATTACCCCTGGATTTGAACAGGATATTCTAGAAGGAATTACCAGAGACAGTGTCCTAACAATTGCCAGAAATTTAGGAATTAAAACAATAGAAAGACCCGTTGATAAATCAGAGCTTTTCATTGCTGACGAAGTTTTTCTGAGCGGGACTGCTGCCAAGGTTGCGCCAATCAAAAAAATTGAAAATTATCAACTACCAGAAAGCAAACCGATTACTGAGAAACTGCGAGAAAAACTCATCGCAATTACGGAAAATCGAGATCCCGATTATCAAGATTGGGTAGATGCGATCGCGCTTGAATAA
- a CDS encoding alpha/beta hydrolase, with protein sequence MLYRNFSTQAELDAEYDVEKSVPDFTVYADFYVKTSASVRSALPCKLQLPFGPTLAEHLDIFPAAQPDAPILVFIHGGYWRLLSSQDFSLVAKAPVEAGVTVVVTNYALCPTVTMDEIVRQSRAAVAWIYKNASSFGGDRHRIYVSGHSAGGQLTAMLMATDWEETYGLPADIIKGGCAISGLFDLMPFPYTWLQPALQLNWGEVLRNSPILHIPDKAGSLIVTYGGDESKEFKRQSDEFLAAWKAKGLEGEYLPQPGKNHFTAIDGFLDVNSDLCTTILRQMGVKA encoded by the coding sequence ATGCTCTATCGTAATTTCTCAACCCAAGCCGAGCTGGATGCTGAATATGACGTAGAAAAGTCGGTGCCAGACTTCACGGTGTACGCAGATTTCTACGTGAAAACAAGCGCTAGCGTTCGCTCTGCGTTGCCTTGCAAACTCCAGCTTCCCTTTGGCCCTACTCTAGCCGAACATCTGGATATCTTTCCAGCAGCTCAACCGGATGCCCCCATCTTGGTGTTTATTCACGGTGGTTACTGGCGGCTGCTCAGCAGCCAGGATTTTAGTTTAGTCGCTAAAGCACCTGTGGAAGCGGGAGTTACAGTAGTCGTCACCAACTATGCCTTGTGTCCTACCGTGACAATGGATGAGATAGTACGCCAGAGTCGAGCAGCGGTTGCTTGGATTTATAAAAATGCTTCTAGTTTTGGAGGCGATCGCCATCGAATTTATGTCTCCGGTCACTCGGCAGGCGGTCAATTAACAGCGATGCTGATGGCAACTGATTGGGAAGAAACTTACGGTTTACCTGCCGATATCATTAAAGGAGGCTGCGCGATTAGTGGTTTATTTGACCTGATGCCCTTCCCTTACACCTGGCTGCAACCCGCTTTACAGTTGAATTGGGGAGAAGTTCTCCGCAACAGCCCCATCCTGCATATTCCTGACAAAGCCGGATCGTTGATTGTCACCTACGGCGGAGATGAATCCAAAGAATTTAAACGCCAGTCCGATGAGTTTCTAGCAGCCTGGAAAGCGAAAGGTTTGGAGGGCGAATATCTACCCCAACCTGGTAAAAACCATTTTACTGCCATTGATGGTTTTCTGGATGTCAATAGCGACCTGTGTACTACTATCCTGCGACAGATGGGCGTTAAGGCGTAG
- a CDS encoding pentapeptide repeat-containing protein, whose translation MIISDKREFLKLYENGKRDFTKDVYVELEGADLQEANLQGADLQEANFQGADLRQANLQEADLRGAKLQGANLQGAKLQKSKLKGVYLQGANLKSAKLQEVNLHEANLRGTYLQGANLKRCIDIEIANFGGAKYNNKTKFTDYFDPEKHGLIKENRSGSFESRSPNKLINNEEYIQTSLRLDLEGSSPKIKILQLREAVTQIKLSIGQRRGQAKFREKLLTAYDNCCAMTGCTVTAALEAAHIVPYQIEENYDVKNGLILRADIHTLFDLDLIRIYPEENPEKRKIELHTCLLNTSDYKNLNGNILRTPMKKDYLPEKHYLEWRHKNYKSLLGHLLIR comes from the coding sequence ATGATAATTTCCGATAAAAGAGAATTTTTGAAACTTTATGAGAATGGAAAAAGAGATTTTACTAAAGATGTATATGTAGAACTCGAAGGAGCAGACCTACAAGAAGCAAATCTCCAAGGCGCAGACCTACAAGAAGCAAATTTTCAAGGAGCTGACCTACGACAGGCAAATCTTCAAGAAGCTGACCTACGAGGAGCGAAACTCCAAGGAGCAAATTTACAAGGAGCAAAACTCCAAAAATCTAAGCTCAAAGGTGTCTATCTTCAAGGCGCAAATCTTAAAAGTGCAAAGCTACAAGAAGTAAATTTGCACGAAGCTAATCTTAGAGGTACATATCTCCAAGGTGCAAATCTAAAGCGGTGCATAGATATTGAAATAGCAAATTTCGGCGGCGCTAAGTATAATAATAAAACTAAATTTACTGACTATTTTGACCCAGAAAAACATGGTCTTATTAAAGAAAATAGAAGTGGGTCTTTTGAAAGCAGATCGCCAAATAAATTGATTAATAACGAAGAATATATACAAACCTCTCTGAGGTTAGACTTAGAAGGTTCTAGCCCAAAAATTAAGATTTTACAACTTAGAGAAGCCGTAACACAAATTAAACTATCTATTGGGCAGCGACGAGGGCAAGCTAAATTTCGTGAAAAATTGCTCACAGCTTATGATAACTGCTGTGCCATGACAGGTTGCACCGTAACAGCAGCTTTAGAAGCGGCTCATATCGTCCCCTACCAGATAGAAGAAAACTACGATGTTAAAAACGGTCTAATTTTACGAGCAGACATACATACGCTCTTTGACCTTGACCTAATTCGCATTTACCCAGAGGAGAATCCAGAAAAAAGAAAAATAGAGCTTCATACTTGCTTGCTTAACACAAGCGATTATAAGAATTTAAACGGAAACATCCTACGAACGCCTATGAAAAAAGATTATTTACCAGAAAAACATTATCTTGAATGGCGACACAAAAATTATAAATCACTATTGGGGCATTTGTTAATAAGATAA
- a CDS encoding Uma2 family endonuclease translates to MASPSLPVQDIPRERTHRVILQGVSWQTYQALLTEMGDNRSSRLAYDRGVLEITMPSDRHETNTKLLERMIEALTEELDLPIKGFRSTTLNREDLQRGAEPDSCYYIQNVERIQGRTIDLTKDPTPDLVIEVDITSPSSRRLQIYSQLGVSEVWRYVGQRV, encoded by the coding sequence ATGGCAAGCCCTTCCCTGCCAGTTCAAGATATACCTAGAGAACGCACCCATCGAGTTATCCTGCAAGGGGTTAGTTGGCAAACTTATCAAGCATTGTTAACTGAAATGGGTGATAATCGTTCTTCTCGTCTTGCCTACGATCGAGGTGTATTAGAAATCACAATGCCGTCCGACCGCCACGAAACCAATACGAAGCTTTTGGAACGGATGATTGAAGCATTAACTGAAGAGTTGGATTTACCGATAAAAGGATTTCGTTCAACAACTCTAAATCGAGAAGACTTACAGCGTGGTGCAGAACCAGATTCTTGCTATTACATCCAAAATGTTGAGCGCATTCAAGGTAGAACGATAGACCTTACCAAAGATCCTACACCTGATTTAGTGATTGAGGTTGATATTACCAGTCCCTCTAGTAGAAGATTGCAAATTTACAGTCAATTAGGAGTTTCTGAGGTTTGGCGTTATGTTGGGCAGCGGGTATAA